CTCTGATCTCTGAGATTTCggaagagcagcagcgcgAAGCTGGGCACAAACCAAAGCATGGCTCCCTTCAAAGCAAGTCACAGAGAATGGTCCCATGGAGGTATTGCATCCAGCATCATCTCTAAGGTAAAATATTTCCGGGGACTTCTGTGCTGATATATAGGTGAAGCATTTCGCAACAATGTTATTATGTTTCTTTTAATGGTTTCTTTGTTTCAATTAAAACTAGTTCCTCTTGTTCAATCAATAACGTTTCTCCGAAGATTATTTAGGGAGGATCTCTCCATCTCAAACAGAAAAATATGTCTGGCGCCCGTCAGTGCGTGCTCCGAAGTCCAAACTAGCTGTAGGACAATTTGTTCAGACACAGAGATTAGAGTAGATGAGCATATCATATCATGGCGTCAGTTCCTGTTTGAATTCAGAAACATCCGATAGACCGAGAAATGCTGCAAATGGAAGTGAGAAAACAGAAATCTTGTCAACAATACTTCGTCTATCCACTTCCCCTCCAGAAGTATATCCATGCATCTGCCTATGATTACAATTAACCCActtagagcatgtacaatgcaaagTGCTTAGGGAAGTGCTTACAATACTTGTTTCTATAGGACAGGTGCTTAACTAGGCACCTCTGGTTTAATTTTGTAAGCAGCACGTTAAGCACTTTGCACTGTACATGCTCTTAGGGGGAACCTGATGCACGAAACCAAGCAAGCACGGAATTTGTTGTCGAATGGTTACAATTTCAAGTTCGTAAAATGCTCAGCTAGAGAGGCACTGAACACTAAAATGGATAAGCTCACCAACTTGGTTCAAAGATCAGATGGTGGCAAGAAAACAAACCTAAATTATCTCAACCAACAGTTACAGAACCCATACATTTACTACAAGAAAGGTAGTCATATAATTCATGAAAATTCCTGGTATGCTATAAAATACAAGAGGGGCAACTGTAATTACCTAAATTGCAGTAACTAAAGTTCACCAAAGTGTTGTGGCCAgtaaacaagaagaaaaaagaaatacattTTTGGCCCTTTTAAAATACAAAAAACACATATATCAGCTTTCCTCTATGCGACGCCATTTCTTGTGTACAACACTAGTGAAATTGTATGAACAAATTACCCGTTGCCCCATACCTCATGGAGCCTGACAGCAACTTGAAGCTTGCTGCATCTCTTGATCTCATTCATTATACATAAGCCAGCAAAGTAGCCAACACAGTCCAGAATACCAAGAGCGGTAGCGTCAATGGTTGTTTTGTTAGAGGGCTTGCATTAGGCAACCACGGATATGCATCAGGAGATGGCATGACACAGTTATCGCCATTGAAGTACACACGTCGTGGGAAGGCCCATCCTTTATCGAAGGTGAAAGTCGCAGAGTCCTTCTTCATAAGTATTTCTGACTGTGCATTTCCAAGCGGACCAGCTTGCATGAGCAAATCATTGTAGAATTTCATTCCCCAGAACATCGCAGTATCATCTGAAATGGATGGAATAATCTCAATAAGACAGGAGACACATTTCAATCAAGAAACCAAGTAAAATAGTCCACCAAGTGACTTACTTATTCCGCCTCCATACGGGGTAAGCGGCTTGTAGTTGAAGCTAAACAGCTTTGTGATATTATCAAAGTTGGGGTGCTGGACGACTAAGTTCCACTGTGTGTAATTCATTCGGTAGTTGAAGTTTGTAATAGTGACTTTCACTCTCCAGTAGTCCTTGTAGTTGAGCTTCACATGCCAGTGGATTCTTATCGGGCACATGTGGGAAGTACATTGGACAAGAGGCTGGCCAGTATATTTGCCAGGGCCATCGATGGCAGATTGTAAATAAGGCGAATTCTCACTGTGAAATGCATAGAATTATCATAAGGTAAGGAATTTTGCAGCAAACTAGAACCTTAATAAGAAGCATAGTAAAAAGTTATAATTATGTGAACTCACTTCACACAGCTTCCTGGACGAGTGTTATTGTTTTGGCAGCCACAAGAGCACGTTGGGCAGTTCACAATAGTGTCATTATAAAACGACGAGAGAGATACACAGCAGCTTGGAGTCTTCTGAGCAAGAAATTGGGAGTATGTGCAGGATACATTCCAAGTCACTGCGAATAGATAATTTCTTGTTAAAACCAACTAATAAAGAAAACACTCTGCAATTAAACATAAAAAGAATGTATAGAACCAATCAGATGCTTCCTTGTTTGACATGCAATG
This is a stretch of genomic DNA from Brachypodium distachyon strain Bd21 chromosome 1, Brachypodium_distachyon_v3.0, whole genome shotgun sequence. It encodes these proteins:
- the LOC100842283 gene encoding COBRA-like protein 3; the protein is MAVGGGTGSSRSAACCGAVMLAAVLLFLAPATTEAYDSLDPNGNITIKWDIMEWTADGYVAVVTMFNYQQFRHISAPGWQLGWTWAKKEVIWSMVGAQTTEQGDCSKFKSSPPHCCKRDPTIVDLLPGTPYNQQIANCCKAGVINTFNQDPSNAASSFQVSVGLAGTTNKTVKVPKNFTLKAPGPGYTCGRALVGRPTKFFTSDGRRATQALMTWNVSCTYSQFLAQKTPSCCVSLSSFYNDTIVNCPTCSCGCQNNNTRPGSCVNENSPYLQSAIDGPGKYTGQPLVQCTSHMCPIRIHWHVKLNYKDYWRVKVTITNFNYRMNYTQWNLVVQHPNFDNITKLFSFNYKPLTPYGGGINDTAMFWGMKFYNDLLMQAGPLGNAQSEILMKKDSATFTFDKGWAFPRRVYFNGDNCVMPSPDAYPWLPNASPLTKQPLTLPLLVFWTVLATLLAYV